GTATCTTTGAAAGCTCAGATCCATAATTTAAGTCTGTCGAATTCATGTTTTATGTTTTTGCCACTTAATTCTACGTTAAATCCATTGAACtgctaaaatttaatatttattgactaCTGTAGTCTTGCTTTTACACAGATTTAGTTGGATCCTTCGCTCTAGAATATCTAAAACGTAATTTGGACATTTATGCCTATTGGTACGATGATTGTTCTAATGTTAAACTAAGGAAGCAAAGATACAGGAAGAAAGTGCAATAACCTTTCCAAGTCGTGGATGCACAAGACCTTTGGAAATAATAAGATAAGGGAGAGCCAGAACAAAGCCCTATTGATGCTGGGGGAGGGGAGTATTCCTTTGAAACCTTTGACACAAACAGCTAGATCAACTCTATTAGAACAAATAGAGTCGGGGAGAGCCAAAACAAAGCCCTATTGATGCCCGGAAAGGGAAGTATTCCTTTGAAATCTTTGACTCAAAGCTAGGTCGACTCCATTAGAACAAATCAAAAAACAATTTCAAACACAacaaagagaaggaaaaaataaaaacagcTAAGTAGATACCAAAGTTCACACACAAAGAAAAACTGTAGATTGAACAAAAACACACGCAACAAACAATAAGAATGGCAACCATATTGAAATCGATGCACATAACAGACTTCGCAGGATAAAGCCCCAAATATGTTACAACTTAATGGCACTTGAACAAGATGAAAGCTTGCTGGTCcttaaatatataacatatccaTTAAAGAAATAGTTTTAGATCCAAGACTCTGAATGAGGGCATTGAATTACTCCACATGGCAAGATAGAAAGTATGTCACCCGGATTTAGAAgatagaaaaacaaaaacaagtaTAATGAAAATTCTAAGAGGTCAAAGTGCACTCTGTTTCATCCATgtcattcatcaaactcatgcaTGTGATCTAACAGATAGTTTGCAGCCATCTCCTCGTTTTTGTTGCATGCAAAAAATACTTGCAATACCAAAGCTCGATCGAAACCCATAGCTTCAAGCTGTTGAGATCAACACCAACAAAGCAGAAATGGACATTATCACATCAGAATAATATTTCATGTCTGCTAAAGCTCagagaaatatatatatcacaACTGAAAACGTAAAATATGGAAAACCGAGTAACATCCATCATAGTTTGCTTCAAGacgaaaaatgattttttcacATTTGCCTAAGTCTTGCTGGGCAGAATTATCCAATTTGATTGGTGGTCGAATAATTGAGGTACACACGAACTGGCCAGACCACCACCataatttaaaaaacaaaagagCACATGCTGACAAGTGTCGCCTAATGTTTTCCACACAAATTTACCATTTGGATCTTGATATGAGGAAGAAGAGACTGAAAAAGATAATTCCATATCAGTAGGGTACAAATATTGAATGGTGTACCAACTTAGTAACTCATTCACATGGCCATGGGGTTCGGAATCATATAAAAGAGCTATGGTTTTTGGGAAAAGTCAGATTTAAGACAGGAACTAATGAATAAAAGGGGAGAAAAGAATAATATGGCAAACTACACCTTCTTGCATTTGGCGGACACTATGTAAAGATAGGAATATTAGGTGTTTTGGGGAGAAAAAAAGCAGAATCAAGTTTAACTGTTTGTGCCAGgtgtatttttggagaaaggcAGAATGTAGAGGAAGTGGTGAAATCTCATGGATTCATTAGTGCTCTTTGCATTAAGAATCTGTAAATGCATTTGTTGTGGAATATTATACATTAGGTGGTTACTGAACACAGCATTTAGAAATGTACTGGTAGCATAATACTGGTGGCCACTTTTGTCCATACAGTTTAAGCACCTTTGAAGCCTAAACACAGTGACATAGTTGTTGAATATGGCATTCCTAAATATGAAGGATCCGTATGTAAAAGAAATTCTCCAAGCTAGGATATTTCAACACATTAGCACTTCAGCTATCAAGTAAAAATTTGCAAATCCTACCAGTGTCGTGTAAAAGGAAGTAGGAACAAGGCGTAGGCTTGTCCTTCCTCATAATGATTTTATGAATCATTGGAAACTCAATTCATAGATGCTATGGATTTGTATTACGTAAAAGAAGAGTATAATTCCAACAACATGAAAAGGCACCAGCAATCACACTGAAATTCCCCAGTGACATTCCACTCTTACAGCAAAACTGTTATGAAATGTACTAATTCTAACTGAACCTGTAACCATGTGATCCAAgctaaatgataaataaagaACTTACTCGCTCAATAGCCTCACGCTCCTCGGGTGTGACAGTCACAGCTTGTGGTATAGCCCCTGCCGCCTGCCCAGGCACATTCCTGATAGCACCATATACAAATACAGACGTGGAGATGTCAAAGAAAGAATATTTTGGACAGCAAGAAGCTAAAGTTAATGTGCCCCATACGCATCTAGCTCCCTAATGCAAAACAAGATGTTCTCACCCTTCCCCCTCAACGGGTTCATTGATGAGGCGCAAAAAGTCATCTTGATGTTCTTGAATCATCCGCATCAATTGAGGATTTTGCTTACCCAACTCCTGGAGCATAGGCTGCATAGTGAAAAAAAGAAGTCACTGTTCCAGGTTCCAGAACACATTTGTAAAAGCTTTGAGCAAACAAAATTAAAAGCCACGTTTTTGTGTGAGTGATACCTGCAATATCTGCGGGTTTGCTTGCACCATTGCTCGAAGGGCTTGAAACTGTTGAGGGGGGAAAAAGCTATAAAATTATGCTTACAAATTTAATTACCAATTTTACAAAGGCAGGATGTGCACCTGTGGACTATTGCTTAAGAAATCCAAATTTCCAGCTCCAACATTTGAACCCACATTTGGAAGGCCCTGTGATGTTAAATATGAGATAATTTTTAACATTTTGACTAACAAGTGCGAGCACAAACTTAAATTTTCTGGAGGATTTCACCACCTGAGGAAAGAGATCCAAAGGATTAGCATTTGGCCCACCAGACGGAACTGCTGGCTGTGAAGCCTGAACTGGAGGATTTACTGCCTGTCCGCTGGCAGGAGCAGCAGGTGGGATTTCTGCTTGCTCAGGAATACCCTGAATAATATTAGGTGTACTTTAAAGTCAATAAAAAGATATGACATTAGAAGACAAGAAAATACTAGAATCTCGCATAACACACAGCACTAACTGCCAACAGAAGGTGAACATTTTCCTACTTTCTGCGCTAAGGCAAAGTAACTACAAGAGAGTATGAAGCTTCAGGAATGCTACCATAGAAGGGCATTGCAACGCATTAGATGCACAAAGTAAAGAACAATTCAATCAACTGTAAACTCACAGAGTACAAGTATTCAATAGCTCTCTCTGGATTGTTATATGCAGCACGTAGGGCACGCACAACTGTATCCCGATCCCAACTTCCACCACCCATATCAAGAATCTGTTGAACTGTAGTTTCTAAGGTACTTCCAGCAACAAGATTTGATGCCGCTTGGCCATACACATCTGTCAAGGGACTGTTTGAcaaagaaagaaatataaaacatgaccTAACTAATCACATAGCATCACCAAAAAGTAATTTTCTAGCAAGATATCCTATATGTACTCACTTAGCAGCAGCTGGTGCAGGAGAGGGAGCGGGAGCGGGAGCGGGAGCAGGAGCAGGAGCAGGAGCAGATTGTGCACTAAAAAAACAGATAAGCATAAGCTAACTAAACCACAGACATAAAGATTGATTCCAAGTATCTTCCGACCAACAGTAAAATGTTGTGGGGAACAGAAACTCACGGTGCCGCATTTGCAGCAGTTGCTTGAGGTGCTACTGTCTGTGTAGGTTGGCCTGTGGATGTTGCAGGTTGGGCCTAGTCAAACAGATATCATCAGATCCCAAATAATCATTACAAATTCATACAACCATCTTCAATTGGCTCAAAGCACAGGATGTTAGACTTCAAGTACCCCAGAATAGCACAGGTAATATAATCATTACACAAGCCTCAGCAAAAAATAACTCTTTCAGCGCATAATTCAGCTACAAACTCATAAACCAAACATGTGTCTCCAAATATACAAGTACAGGTGTAGGTTACAAAAACAATCATCGTTCATCACATGTTTTTTGCAACAGGACAACATCAAACAGATGTCATCAGCTCCTAAATAACCATTATAAATTCTTACAATCATCTTCAAATGTTTCACAGCATAAGATGTTAGACTTCAAGTATCCCAGAATAGCACAGGTAATATAATCATTTCACAAGTCATCGAAATCACTCTCTTTCACTGCATGGTTCAGCTACAAAACCCATAAACCAAACATTTGCCTCCACGTATACAATTACAGGTGTAGGCTGTAAAACAATCATCATTCATCACATGTTTTGCAACAGGACAACATAAAATATTAAAGGAAGGTAATTATCACAacagatgtatatatatagtatttaaAGGAAGTTGAAAACAATCTCAAACGTCTCACTAGAAACAGATACAGTCAAGTGCAGCAGTGGAAGAAAATGCATTAAATAAGTCAGCAAGTAAATAAGCTCTCACCGAATTTGAAGGTGCTGACTGTGTAGCTGAGGTTCCACTTGTTGAAACCTTATTCTACAATGGTCATGGGGGGATGGGGGATGGGGGGCAAAAATTGGAGAGAAACCATTATCAGCCAAAAGAAACAGAAAAATATGCATTCACACAGCTCAGGGAAGCATGAAGTACCCATAAAATCATCTGGGAAGAACAGATATTTAATAGACAAACTCTTTGAAGAGCACATGCTTAAATTACTGCAAAGAATAGGTACCTTGGAAAGCATTACAACGACAAAGCTATTTTCAGCAACTTTGTTTTCCTCCAATGTTGTAGTGTCCTTGAGAACTTTACCCTGGTGGATAAGCATCTGTTGTGCAGCGGGGTAGACATCTTGACCTTGAGCTGTTTCTATGCTTTTCTTCACATCAGCAACCTGAATATTTAATATATGGAGCACATCAGTTTGTGCAACAgaggaaaaagagagagaaagcaTTGACAAAGAACTTGCAAACATGATTAAGATCAGGGCTTTATCTAAAAGTAAAATGATGAGATCAATGATTGGGATGCTGTTCTGGTTTCGTTTTTATTGCTAAATTTACTCTATCTTTAAACAAGGGTTTGTACATGTGAATGTACACAAAAGGACTTCAACTAAGGAAGACAGGGTTGAAGTAACTGTAACTGCTGCACAAGCTCTTCAACCCTGTCTGCACACTATTCTTTGCATTAAAAGAAAGGAACGGGAACCACAAAGACACCAAAggggaaaaataataattaaaaagcaGTATCAACAAAAAGCCAACAGAAAAGAATAAACAAAGCTGTTTCTTCTAATTCACTGCATGCAGGAGGTTTTACCATCTCATACAATGTAATTTTAATTCTCTTGTCATCTACCTCTTGAAAAGTTGAATGAGTAGTTGTAGATTCAAGAACACCCGGGTCAAGAAGAATTGCACTCATAAGGGCCATACAAGGGTAGTGGGCAATATTAAGTGCTTTAAAAAGGAACAATGGCCCTAATTCAACCCTACAAGCTAGCTTTGAACTGAACAAGAATTGGACAATACTATATTCTCAGAAATAGAGAAACTCCACTAACACAACCAATGGCTCCGCTAACATTAAGCATAACAATTAAAATCACTCCCAATTCCAAACTCAAATGAAATCACTcccaagaaaaaaaagaatttatttcCATATAAAGTAAATGAATTTGCAACAAAGCTTCCACCAGTTTAACTTATGTGGaaacaaatttatttatttgataaccATAGTGGATACCTGCcacctcccaccagcaacaAGTACCAGGTATCTGGTCCACTAAGGCTGGGATAAACGGGAAGACgtagaaataataatttgaagCATTCTTTGCAACCAAGGTTTCAATGCAGATAATTCACTATAGAATCTTCTCAATAGTAAATAATCACTAACCCGAATCCAAATCCAATTCTACTCAGAAGAATTCTCATAAAATTACTCAGCAGCATTCAATACCATCAATTCTCGAATCAAACAAATCAATAATACTTGAAACAACCCCCTCCCAAACCATGCATCATTAGAACCTAAAATTCGCAAACAAAGTCGCCACTAACTTTGACTAGAACAATATATAAAGTTACCCTTTTTGTTACAATTCCACATTCATTACTCCAGAGGAGCAGTCAGTTACTCTTTTGTTTTACTAGTCGATGACTTAAAACCCTGAAGCTGCATCAGCTGCTAGGAAACCCTAATCAGAGTCCAATCGCTGCTACAACAACTCAGTTTGATAATTGaataccttaagagagtcatagtaaCTCTCGGACTAGAACTATATATaaagttactttttttgttACAATTCCACATTCATTACTCCAGAGGAGCAGtcagttactttttttaagtaaTCGATGACTTAAAGTCCTAATCTGCATCAGCCGCGAGGAAACCCTAATCAGAGTCCAATCGCCGCTACAACAACTCAATTTGATAATTGAACACAATTCACAAACATAAACACATGAAAGCATGTATATCATACAATACAAAAAGATATGGAGAGATCGAAAATTACTGTGTCTTCGGGTTTCACTTCGATCTCGAAGTGCGTGCCTTTCAAAGTCTTCACAAAAATCTTCATCTTCAAAAGCTAGCTTACAAGTCCTTCCACTTACTGCGCCGGCGGCTGCAACTTCCGGTCACTGCCGGCGATAAATATGTAAAACGATTAATGAAGGTTAACGATTGTGTTTATAGAAAATTTTGCAGAAAGAAAAAAGGTTTTAAGCAGAAAGTTCACTCAAAAGGGGTTGCTAATGTCTTTATCACCATTTATATACCTGAAAAagaagggtaatgatttggtTACTGCTAGGTTTCGTGACAGCTCAGAATCCACCAATAATGTGAAGCCACGTCAGATACAGCGGTGTTGGTAGATTATGTTAGGTAATTTTTGACAAAGGtcactttaattatttatacgACCATAGAGTAAATTCCTCAATCTTTGAGAATTTATCTTCTAATATCACTTTTACTTCTTAAGATTATAATATCAATCTAactatccttatttttcttgaaatatacttgatataataaaaaattgatttctcTGCTATTTCGATACCATGTTACATCAAAGAAAAATCCTTAATAAGATATTTACTAACCCTTTAACCTAACAATTTTTTCtattcaataaaaaattaatacaaaAAGATTTACTAATTTTTCTACGTTATTTTAAGATTTAATAATTCATTTGTTAAttcattcaaatattttatacttACTTCTCGTAGAGACAACATTAATTGATGCCGATGaataattaaatatagaaaaaaaaatcaatgttatagcaaattttttattttacattatATTCATGAGTATTTGCTTGTGTGTGAACTTCTCTTCCTACAAAATTTAGTTTTGCTCTATCGAGGAAATAATTAGACTAGTTTCTTAAGATTGCCCCTATTCTATAGCAACTCAATCTTGCTTCCATCGTCTTCACCTTTATTATGCATCGTCTTTCCTTTTTCGTGTTAGTTTATGGGTAGAATATATATTAGTTTGTATCATGGATTTATTTATTACAAAAGACGAACATTCTTTTGCCAAAACATTAACATAAGTCCTCAAGTAGACATAAAAAAAGGGCGGAAAGAGTCTATATACCTTTATAATTTTTCGGAATGTAACTTGGCTCTATCTATTCatagaaaaaaatgagttttgcaTCTCGGGTGAACAAATAGGCATGGGGAAGAATGAGAGGGGGGCTACAAGCCCTCTCTTGTTGTTTCCGGATCACCCATCTCTTTCATCTCCTTCATCGGCCCGGTGAGATCAAATCTCTAGAATAAAGTGAAGTGATAGAACTTCTTCCAAGCCCTTCTTAAAAAGCAATCACTGAGATACTTACGGAATCTCAAATCTCTTTCAACGCCAAGTGAAAGGGTGGGAATAAGAATTTAGATAAGATATGACTCCAGTATAAAAGAGAGAACATAAGTTCCAGAGTTGACAACTAGCTCTAAAATCGTTTTTGTAGTTTTCTTTTAATAAGTTGTACTCATTGATTTTACTgagaaataattgaaaaaaggATAGTGCACCATCCATCAATCCAATTGTACTATAAGTCTACCCAATCTTGCCAAGTAAGAAGGTAGCCTCCATTCAATAGAATATCATCATAAAAGAGAATCAGCATTAGGAATACCATGACTTTATCCTTCTGAAAAAGTCCTCATCTTATTGAGGCCAAACTTTTCCTAAAGAAGTCATCGATCCCATGAAGATGTTATCCATCTATTGCAACTTTTTCAATTCTAGTTCTATCCTTAATGAAAGTCCAAACAATAAGGTAtcaagtttctttttttttatttcgaGATTGGCTTGGTTTTCAGTCTACCCTAAAGAAACCTAAAATCTCTCTCCCTTGCTTTCTCCTTTTGATAGACTAGCTTgtacatcttttttttttgacactCACCCTTTGCTTAGGAATtgcgctctctctctctctctctctctcttctgtGTCAGCCGAGTTGATCAAATTTTACTAGTTAATAAATGAATTGTTAAATCTAGAGTAGCATAGAAAATTAAACAAGCCTctctatattattttttatcgaatataaaatttgattagGTTAAAGAGTTAATAAATGTGAAGGGAAGcgttggagtaactggtaaagttgttgccatgtgatcaggaagtcacgggttcaagccttgaaaacatcctctggcagaaatgcaaggtaaggctgcgtacaatagacccttgtggtcgggcccttccccggaccctgcgcatagcgggaggcTTAGTGCACCAGGCTTTCCCTTTTTTAAAGAGTTAATAAATGTATTATTAAACAAAAGTTTAATGTGACATGACATCTAACTATGAtagaaaaatgtttttttatgtaaaatataatttgagaaaaataggaatacaacaacaacccagtgaaatctcacaacgtggggtctaggaagggtaaagtgtacgcagaccttactcctactaCGATAGGACAGATGTTTTTGAGAGATCCttggctcaataaaagcataaaaagaggttagatactgCTAAGAAGTATAAGATGTTCAAAGTGTTATGTAaaagcaaataataaataacaaaaacgtcatagataaaataaagtaatcaaagtacagagagtagtata
The sequence above is a segment of the Solanum dulcamara chromosome 11, daSolDulc1.2, whole genome shotgun sequence genome. Coding sequences within it:
- the LOC129872884 gene encoding ubiquitin receptor RAD23c-like isoform X2, whose translation is MKIFVKTLKGTHFEIEVKPEDTVADVKKSIETAQGQDVYPAAQQMLIHQGKVLKDTTTLEENKVAENSFVVVMLSKAQPATSTGQPTQTVAPQATAANAAPAQSAPAPAPAPAPAPAPSPAPAAANPLTDVYGQAASNLVAGSTLETTVQQILDMGGGSWDRDTVVRALRAAYNNPERAIEYLYSGIPEQAEIPPAAPASGQAVNPPVQASQPAVPSGGPNANPLDLFPQGLPNVGSNVGAGNLDFLSNSPQFQALRAMVQANPQILQPMLQELGKQNPQLMRMIQEHQDDFLRLINEPVEGEGNVPGQAAGAIPQAVTVTPEEREAIERLEAMGFDRALVLQVFFACNKNEEMAANYLLDHMHEFDE
- the LOC129872884 gene encoding ubiquitin receptor RAD23d-like isoform X1, which translates into the protein MKIFVKTLKGTHFEIEVKPEDTVADVKKSIETAQGQDVYPAAQQMLIHQGKVLKDTTTLEENKVAENSFVVVMLSKNKVSTSGTSATQSAPSNSAQPATSTGQPTQTVAPQATAANAAPAQSAPAPAPAPAPAPAPSPAPAAANPLTDVYGQAASNLVAGSTLETTVQQILDMGGGSWDRDTVVRALRAAYNNPERAIEYLYSGIPEQAEIPPAAPASGQAVNPPVQASQPAVPSGGPNANPLDLFPQGLPNVGSNVGAGNLDFLSNSPQFQALRAMVQANPQILQPMLQELGKQNPQLMRMIQEHQDDFLRLINEPVEGEGNVPGQAAGAIPQAVTVTPEEREAIERLEAMGFDRALVLQVFFACNKNEEMAANYLLDHMHEFDE